One Nitrospinaceae bacterium genomic window carries:
- a CDS encoding TRAP transporter small permease subunit, which produces MTCLGKFSIFIDALNERVGRATSYCTFFMVIITVIDVLLRYLFRAGSVGVQELEWHLFGFVFLLGAAYTLLKDEHVRVDIFYARRNKRGRAWVNLIGSIIFCLPVSFVIIWTSLPFVLSSWQFLEGSPDPGGLPARYILKSAIPVGFFLVALQSISIAIKSLEVILTVEQTDKTIASAD; this is translated from the coding sequence ATGACTTGCCTAGGGAAATTTTCCATTTTTATCGACGCTCTTAATGAGCGGGTAGGCCGAGCTACCTCCTATTGTACCTTCTTCATGGTCATCATTACGGTGATCGATGTTCTTCTGCGCTACCTTTTCAGGGCCGGTTCAGTCGGCGTACAAGAACTTGAATGGCATCTTTTCGGATTCGTTTTTCTGCTCGGAGCCGCCTACACACTACTTAAAGACGAACACGTTCGGGTGGATATTTTTTACGCCCGAAGGAACAAGCGGGGGCGAGCCTGGGTAAACCTTATCGGCTCGATAATTTTCTGTTTGCCGGTAAGCTTCGTCATCATATGGACCTCACTCCCCTTTGTCTTGAGTTCGTGGCAATTCCTGGAGGGCTCGCCTGATCCGGGAGGGCTACCCGCTCGCTACATTCTAAAATCGGCAATTCCCGTTGGATTTTTCCTCGTCGCCCTCCAGAGTATCTCGATCGCCATCAAATCCCTGGAAGTAATTCTAACCGTGGAACAGACGGATAAAACCATAGCGAGCGCCGACTAA
- a CDS encoding FAD-dependent thymidylate synthase, giving the protein MRIVLAGHNVDVEVLREFRNNFLEPVAKEWTREGLCKLSKEALEKKASALGKQAAELLAQDNLTPETISAAYARISRDARPVDELRAIARTEVEKARKSNDRIIFGFGHSSVAEHAAFNIDVIGVSRYAVEEIQKFRLLAFTEKSQRYILLEDDFVVPEEIKKSGLENLFTSTIKSQNACYHRLFEKLRPWVFEQNAELAVSKKNHGTLEGWAKEDARYIVSLATEAQMGMTISARNLEHVISRCASNPVAEVREYGEKLFAAIKDVAPSLVKYTDASEYNVKTRQALDSSAEEVFAELGHLSPSPPAHTERDVSLVDATPEADILLATALLHSASSRTIEECRSAARAMGEEERTRFIAETFRHMKGHDSVLREFENVRCVFEITLSAACFGQLKRHRMATMNTQPYDPALGVTTPLAITAAGAEGDFMGVVEETNAAFNKIAERAPLAAPYVLTNAHRRRVLFTANARELYHISRLREDPHAQWDVREISASMLRLAKKEMPATMQFAVGKHLVEETHERLFPDIPREVAAT; this is encoded by the coding sequence ATGCGGATTGTTCTTGCCGGTCATAATGTCGATGTCGAAGTCCTCCGAGAATTTAGAAATAATTTTCTTGAGCCCGTTGCAAAAGAATGGACACGTGAGGGGCTCTGTAAATTAAGCAAAGAGGCGCTTGAGAAAAAAGCCAGCGCGCTGGGAAAGCAAGCGGCAGAGCTGCTCGCCCAGGACAATTTAACCCCCGAGACGATAAGCGCCGCCTATGCGCGAATCAGCCGCGATGCCCGGCCTGTAGATGAGCTTCGAGCCATAGCCCGGACCGAAGTGGAAAAAGCCCGCAAGAGCAACGACAGAATTATATTCGGATTCGGGCACAGCTCTGTCGCCGAGCATGCCGCTTTCAACATCGATGTTATCGGGGTGAGCCGATACGCCGTCGAGGAGATTCAAAAATTTCGCCTGCTCGCCTTCACCGAAAAAAGCCAGCGCTACATCCTGCTTGAAGATGACTTCGTCGTTCCCGAGGAAATCAAAAAGAGTGGGCTTGAGAACCTGTTTACATCCACTATCAAATCGCAAAATGCTTGTTATCATCGCCTCTTTGAAAAACTTCGGCCCTGGGTTTTCGAGCAGAACGCAGAGCTCGCTGTATCGAAGAAAAACCACGGCACCCTTGAGGGATGGGCAAAAGAGGACGCGCGCTACATCGTCTCCCTTGCGACCGAGGCCCAGATGGGCATGACCATCAGCGCCCGAAACCTTGAGCACGTGATTTCTCGCTGCGCCTCAAATCCCGTCGCTGAGGTTCGCGAATACGGAGAAAAACTTTTCGCGGCCATCAAGGACGTGGCGCCCTCGCTCGTGAAATACACCGATGCGAGCGAATACAACGTCAAGACAAGACAGGCGCTCGACAGCTCTGCAGAGGAAGTGTTTGCCGAGCTGGGCCACCTTTCGCCCTCGCCGCCAGCACATACAGAAAGAGATGTATCCCTGGTAGACGCGACACCGGAGGCAGATATTCTCCTCGCAACTGCGCTGCTTCACTCGGCCTCCTCGCGCACGATTGAAGAGTGCCGCTCGGCGGCGCGCGCGATGGGCGAGGAGGAGCGGACCAGGTTCATCGCCGAGACTTTCCGCCACATGAAAGGGCACGACTCGGTGCTCAGAGAATTTGAGAACGTCCGGTGCGTTTTCGAGATTACCTTGTCGGCGGCCTGCTTCGGCCAACTCAAGCGGCACCGCATGGCCACGATGAACACCCAACCCTACGACCCCGCGCTGGGCGTAACGACGCCCTTGGCCATTACCGCCGCCGGCGCCGAGGGGGATTTCATGGGTGTCGTTGAAGAAACGAACGCCGCTTTTAACAAAATCGCGGAGCGGGCGCCGCTGGCCGCGCCCTATGTTCTCACAAACGCCCACCGGCGACGGGTGCTTTTCACCGCGAACGCCCGGGAGCTTTATCACATCTCGCGCCTGCGGGAGGACCCGCATGCGCAGTGGGACGTCCGCGAAATTTCGGCGTCCATGCTCCGGCTGGCGAAAAAAGAAATGCCCGCCACCATGCAGTTCGCCGTCGGCAAGCATCTGGTCGAGGAAACGCATGAGCGGCTATTTCCGGACATACCCCGGGAAGTCGCCGCCACGTAA
- a CDS encoding TRAP transporter large permease subunit — MEDQIAFYLPLLMFGTLLPLLMLGFPVAFTLGAVGLLFGLIGAGMELLSWSDFNFLPLRIWGIATNFTLLAVPLFVFMGVMLERSGLAEDLLETTGLVFGKIRGGLAMSVVVVGMLLAASTGIVGATVVTMGILALPTMLRRGYSPEVATGTIAASGTLGQIIPPSIILVLLGDIMDVPIGSMFVGAVIPGLVLVAFYLLWIGGVAWLRPDLAPAIPAEERDSVSSSELRQRVFRALLPPLLLIVLVLGSIFGGVASPTEAAAMGSFGAIILTLTSGKFTVQILREVMLSALTITCMVFVILVGATFFGLVFRLLGGDEIVSDIIKSIPYGQNGVLIVVMALFFVLGFVLDFIEITFIIVPIMKPIVKELAIDPLWFSILIAINLQTSFLTPPFGFSLFYLKGVVPPNVTTMHIYRGVAPFVVIQIIGLIVAFIFPETVTWLPKAIGW; from the coding sequence ATGGAAGATCAGATTGCCTTTTATCTTCCCCTGTTAATGTTCGGGACACTTCTTCCGCTTCTCATGCTGGGATTTCCGGTGGCCTTCACGCTCGGGGCCGTAGGCCTTCTTTTCGGGTTAATCGGAGCCGGAATGGAACTGCTCTCCTGGAGCGATTTCAATTTCCTGCCGCTTCGTATTTGGGGAATCGCTACTAATTTCACCCTGCTCGCCGTCCCCCTATTCGTGTTCATGGGGGTGATGCTTGAAAGAAGCGGCTTGGCCGAGGATTTACTCGAAACGACAGGCCTTGTATTCGGCAAGATTCGGGGTGGCCTCGCCATGTCGGTCGTGGTGGTCGGCATGCTCCTCGCCGCCTCGACGGGCATCGTCGGCGCCACGGTCGTAACGATGGGGATTCTCGCACTTCCCACCATGCTCCGCCGTGGATATTCACCCGAAGTCGCCACGGGCACGATTGCGGCTTCGGGAACTTTGGGCCAAATCATCCCCCCTTCGATTATCCTGGTTCTCCTCGGGGATATTATGGACGTTCCCATCGGCTCGATGTTCGTCGGTGCGGTTATACCGGGGCTTGTTCTCGTCGCCTTCTATCTTCTCTGGATCGGGGGAGTCGCATGGCTAAGGCCGGATCTCGCTCCGGCAATTCCCGCAGAGGAAAGGGACAGCGTCAGCTCCTCAGAACTGAGGCAACGAGTATTTCGTGCACTGCTCCCCCCACTGTTGTTAATTGTGCTCGTGCTAGGGAGTATTTTTGGCGGCGTCGCATCTCCCACGGAAGCGGCCGCCATGGGCTCATTCGGCGCCATTATTCTCACCTTAACCAGCGGAAAATTTACGGTTCAGATTCTTCGCGAGGTCATGCTCTCGGCACTGACGATAACCTGCATGGTATTCGTAATTCTGGTGGGGGCCACTTTCTTTGGGTTGGTATTTCGTCTTTTGGGTGGAGATGAAATTGTATCGGACATCATAAAATCGATTCCCTATGGACAAAACGGCGTACTGATTGTGGTCATGGCGTTGTTTTTTGTTTTAGGTTTCGTTCTGGATTTCATAGAAATCACTTTCATTATCGTGCCTATCATGAAACCAATCGTGAAAGAACTTGCGATTGATCCGCTCTGGTTCTCTATACTGATTGCGATAAATCTCCAGACTTCCTTTCTCACACCGCCATTCGGATTTTCCTTGTTCTACCTGAAGGGAGTCGTGCCACCGAACGTCACAACAATGCACATCTACCGAGGGGTAGCGCCGTTCGTGGTCATCCAGATTATCGGTCTGATTGTGGCTTTTATCTTCCCCGAAACAGTCACTTGGCTTCCCAAGGCCATCGGTTGGTAG
- a CDS encoding efflux RND transporter periplasmic adaptor subunit, whose translation MNFRKFRFLVVLTSLVSLFAVDALAAPGGRGRKRRPPVVSVKKVIERGVRSQLTVVGTVDPYRKSRVSSEIEGRVKSVPLREGDPVVAGKTVIAALERSDLEIDLRIEKAELAKARQDYLRLKSGSRPEEIQVYRSRLKERKAELDRDELGFKRVEDLYRKKILDKASYDQAVAKLQVSKSKYIEEQSNLRISEIGPRKEEVARANAEVARMRAKVAFIQDKLRKAVIRSPLSGFLTEKLVEVGQWVAKGGQVGEVVETRKLLVRAPVSERQISYVIVGDSARVKLDAIPGRVFTGLIARIIPKGDTKSRTFPVEVELDNTKNYEIKTGMFARIILEYGDSKQAVLVPKDALLIRPRGVSIFIFEKGKVREVSFLPGRNVDSLVEVPGGLVKPGMKVVVQGNEKLRNGMAVSLRGKGGRRGGRPGAGKPGSGKPAAGGKKKGSQG comes from the coding sequence TTGAATTTTCGAAAGTTTAGGTTCCTGGTGGTACTGACGTCACTTGTCTCTTTATTTGCGGTGGATGCTCTGGCTGCCCCCGGCGGGAGGGGCAGAAAAAGACGCCCCCCGGTCGTTTCCGTTAAAAAGGTGATTGAACGAGGTGTCCGTAGCCAGCTCACTGTGGTCGGTACCGTCGATCCCTACCGGAAATCAAGGGTGAGCAGCGAGATAGAGGGGCGCGTCAAATCTGTTCCCCTTCGCGAGGGTGATCCCGTTGTGGCCGGAAAGACCGTAATTGCGGCGCTCGAGAGATCAGATCTTGAAATCGACCTTCGAATTGAAAAGGCAGAGCTGGCCAAGGCCCGGCAGGATTATCTGCGGCTGAAAAGTGGAAGCAGGCCCGAGGAGATACAGGTCTACCGCTCGCGGCTCAAGGAGCGCAAAGCCGAACTCGACCGGGACGAGCTTGGGTTTAAGCGGGTCGAGGACCTTTACCGTAAAAAGATCCTGGATAAAGCGAGCTACGACCAGGCGGTGGCGAAACTTCAGGTAAGCAAAAGTAAGTACATTGAAGAGCAGAGTAATCTGCGTATTTCCGAAATTGGGCCCCGCAAAGAGGAGGTCGCCAGGGCGAATGCCGAGGTGGCGCGCATGCGGGCAAAGGTCGCGTTCATTCAGGATAAATTACGAAAAGCCGTAATCCGCTCGCCACTTTCCGGGTTCCTGACCGAAAAATTAGTAGAGGTGGGGCAATGGGTGGCTAAAGGCGGGCAGGTTGGCGAGGTGGTGGAAACGAGGAAGCTACTTGTCCGCGCCCCTGTGTCCGAGCGCCAGATATCCTATGTGATTGTCGGAGATTCGGCACGGGTGAAGCTCGATGCGATTCCCGGGCGTGTGTTTACGGGGTTAATTGCTCGAATCATCCCCAAGGGAGACACAAAAAGCCGAACTTTTCCGGTGGAAGTCGAACTCGACAATACGAAAAATTATGAGATCAAGACCGGTATGTTCGCCCGGATAATTCTTGAGTATGGCGACTCAAAGCAGGCCGTTCTGGTGCCGAAGGATGCTCTTTTGATACGCCCGAGGGGTGTGTCGATTTTTATTTTTGAAAAAGGAAAAGTCCGGGAAGTTTCATTTTTGCCGGGCCGCAATGTCGATTCTCTCGTCGAGGTTCCTGGCGGGTTGGTCAAGCCCGGGATGAAGGTGGTGGTTCAGGGAAATGAAAAGCTCCGCAACGGAATGGCTGTCAGCCTAAGAGGAAAAGGAGGACGCCGAGGTGGCAGGCCCGGTGCGGGTAAGCCCGGCTCGGGTAAACCTGCTGCTGGCGGCAAGAAAAAAGGCAGCCAAGGATGA
- a CDS encoding efflux RND transporter permease subunit: protein MNIPGWCVKYPVTTMVGVILAVMFGAISLLRIPVQMKPTIDRPVITVETRYDGAAPLEVEEEVSEPVEQKLTSVEGLTEMTSRSEEGRSRVILEFDWGTDKDIARLDVSEKMGLVRNLPDDADRSTIRAVNSDAEDSIAWIVVDTKRPINEVRVVGDDVIRPKLERVPGVGAVFMFGGEDREVRITLDYEAMNARGITVKTLREVLIRENQNTKGGKIDEGKRRYVVRTVGNFTQLEQLLNTIVARQPGGAVYLRDIAKVEFDYEDVTRRVRVSAKPTIAFSIRRRTGANTLEVMTKLKETIKEINRSYQGRDIKLRQVYDETDYILQSRGLVVNNIFIGGALAIGVLLLFLGSMSSVVVVAVAIPVAVISTFIFIFMLGRSINIISLAGLAFAVGMVVDNSIVVLENIFRHREMGKDRWQAAVDGGVEVWGAVLASTLTTLAVFLPVIFVEDESGQLFRDIAIAISVAVGLSLIVSVTVVPMLSSRMLRRTDTESPLSRLISLTGVYALGSWFREWFVRLIETLMRGVVFRVLIAVSITVTSVFLAWYFFPPIDYLPKGNRNLMFVFLRTPPGLNIDQMDKIMSELEGRLTRVKELDRFFAVVRPTNPLMGLLAKAEYSDKDSMRKLTKKLFGLVQGIPGIRAFVTQVSLFRRRGSGFIGGINLNVDVTGDSLEEIQRIAGEVAEKARRLPGVRFANSSFDLGNPELQIHVDREKAADLGLSVTELGDIVETLVNGTRAGLFRDQGKELDIVLRGSQTRFTRTQELSQITLYTPDGRSVQLSEIAEIRQALGPTKIEHIDRYRSVTLTVNLADELPLQIAIERMRREVIDPIRAKLPLGYSVEVGGRAKDLERTWNALKWSFLLALVITYLLMAALFEAWSYPLIIMFSVPLASTGGVLAVSLMNYIEPSIKMDTLVMLGFIILTGIVVNNAILLVHQALNHFRSGMEMRTAILESVRDRMRPIFMTMTTTVLGMLPLVVSSGSGSELYRGLGAAVLGGLATSTIFTLILIPVIFSLWVDFQEKIMPARFNTGLRGGENGHSGEASWGTGAASGASVGQTFPENRP, encoded by the coding sequence ATGAACATTCCGGGTTGGTGCGTGAAGTATCCCGTGACGACGATGGTCGGCGTCATTCTTGCGGTAATGTTCGGCGCGATTAGTTTGTTGCGTATTCCGGTACAGATGAAGCCCACAATTGACCGGCCCGTAATTACCGTTGAGACCAGATACGATGGTGCCGCTCCGCTTGAGGTTGAAGAAGAGGTTTCAGAGCCAGTCGAGCAAAAGCTTACCTCGGTTGAGGGATTGACCGAGATGACCTCTCGCAGTGAGGAGGGCCGCTCCCGGGTCATTCTTGAGTTTGATTGGGGAACAGATAAGGATATCGCCCGCCTCGATGTTTCCGAAAAAATGGGGTTGGTGCGCAACCTGCCGGACGACGCCGACCGCTCGACCATCCGCGCAGTGAACTCCGATGCAGAGGATTCCATCGCCTGGATAGTTGTGGATACGAAACGTCCCATCAACGAGGTTCGTGTCGTCGGAGACGATGTGATTCGCCCGAAACTTGAGCGCGTGCCGGGCGTCGGGGCGGTGTTCATGTTCGGCGGCGAGGACCGCGAGGTTCGCATCACCCTGGACTACGAGGCCATGAACGCGCGGGGCATCACGGTGAAGACGCTGCGCGAGGTGCTGATTAGGGAAAACCAGAACACCAAGGGTGGAAAAATCGACGAGGGCAAGCGCCGTTATGTCGTCCGGACGGTGGGGAATTTCACCCAGCTGGAGCAGTTGCTCAACACTATTGTCGCCCGTCAGCCGGGCGGCGCGGTTTATCTCCGCGATATCGCCAAGGTCGAATTCGATTATGAAGACGTGACCCGGCGCGTGCGCGTTTCGGCCAAGCCCACCATCGCCTTCAGCATCCGGCGCCGCACGGGCGCCAACACGCTGGAGGTCATGACGAAGCTGAAAGAAACAATCAAGGAGATTAACCGGAGCTACCAGGGACGGGACATTAAGCTTCGCCAAGTCTATGACGAGACGGATTACATTCTTCAATCCCGCGGTCTCGTCGTCAATAATATTTTCATCGGCGGGGCGCTGGCCATCGGTGTGCTGCTTCTTTTCCTCGGGAGCATGTCGAGCGTGGTGGTGGTCGCGGTGGCGATACCTGTTGCTGTGATATCGACTTTTATTTTTATTTTTATGCTGGGCCGATCGATCAACATCATCTCGCTGGCCGGGCTCGCCTTCGCGGTCGGCATGGTGGTGGACAACTCCATTGTTGTTTTGGAGAACATCTTCCGCCACCGGGAGATGGGCAAGGACCGCTGGCAGGCGGCGGTGGACGGCGGTGTCGAGGTGTGGGGCGCGGTGCTGGCCTCAACGCTCACGACGCTGGCGGTATTTTTGCCCGTCATATTCGTGGAGGACGAATCGGGCCAGCTCTTCCGGGATATTGCCATCGCCATCAGTGTGGCGGTGGGGCTGTCCCTGATCGTGTCGGTAACGGTGGTGCCGATGTTGAGCTCGCGCATGCTTCGCCGCACCGATACGGAGTCTCCGTTGTCGCGTCTTATTTCTCTGACGGGTGTGTATGCCCTGGGGAGTTGGTTCAGGGAATGGTTTGTGCGGCTGATCGAAACCTTGATGCGCGGGGTGGTGTTCCGCGTTCTCATCGCCGTTTCGATTACGGTGACTTCGGTGTTTCTGGCTTGGTATTTTTTCCCGCCGATTGACTACCTGCCGAAGGGAAACCGGAACCTGATGTTCGTCTTCCTGAGGACGCCCCCGGGGCTCAACATCGATCAGATGGACAAAATCATGAGCGAGCTTGAGGGTCGCCTTACTCGCGTCAAGGAGCTTGATCGCTTCTTCGCCGTGGTGCGCCCGACGAACCCTTTGATGGGCCTTCTCGCCAAGGCGGAGTACTCGGACAAAGATTCCATGAGGAAGCTCACCAAAAAATTATTCGGGTTGGTGCAGGGAATCCCCGGCATCCGTGCTTTTGTTACGCAGGTATCCCTTTTCCGGCGACGGGGCTCGGGCTTCATCGGAGGAATCAACCTGAACGTGGATGTCACGGGCGACAGCCTTGAGGAGATACAGCGAATCGCCGGTGAGGTAGCCGAAAAGGCCCGCCGCCTTCCCGGTGTGCGATTTGCCAATAGTAGTTTTGACTTAGGGAATCCCGAGCTTCAGATTCACGTGGACCGCGAAAAAGCGGCAGACTTAGGACTCTCGGTCACAGAGTTGGGCGACATCGTCGAAACATTGGTGAACGGAACACGGGCTGGGCTTTTCCGCGATCAGGGCAAAGAGCTCGATATCGTGCTTAGGGGCTCCCAGACGAGGTTCACCCGAACACAGGAACTCTCACAGATCACCCTCTACACCCCCGACGGCAGGTCCGTTCAACTAAGCGAAATCGCCGAGATCAGACAAGCGCTGGGCCCGACGAAAATCGAACACATCGACCGCTATCGCTCTGTGACGCTCACGGTGAACCTTGCGGATGAGCTACCCCTTCAAATTGCTATTGAGCGCATGAGGCGTGAGGTTATCGATCCCATCCGGGCCAAGCTGCCGCTTGGCTATTCTGTCGAGGTGGGCGGCCGGGCAAAAGACCTTGAGCGCACATGGAATGCGCTTAAATGGTCTTTCCTCCTCGCCCTCGTTATTACTTATCTGCTCATGGCCGCGCTTTTTGAGGCCTGGAGCTATCCCCTCATAATCATGTTCTCGGTCCCGCTCGCCTCAACGGGTGGTGTTCTTGCGGTCAGTTTAATGAACTACATCGAGCCCTCGATCAAGATGGACACGCTCGTCATGCTCGGGTTCATTATCCTCACCGGCATTGTCGTGAACAACGCCATTCTTTTGGTCCATCAGGCGCTCAACCATTTCCGCTCGGGGATGGAGATGCGCACGGCCATTCTTGAAAGCGTCCGAGATCGCATGCGCCCGATATTCATGACGATGACCACCACGGTTCTCGGCATGTTGCCGCTGGTTGTCTCCTCGGGCTCAGGAAGCGAGCTTTATCGCGGCCTGGGCGCGGCGGTGCTCGGCGGGCTGGCCACCTCCACCATCTTCACGCTGATTCTCATTCCCGTGATTTTTTCGTTGTGGG
- a CDS encoding ABC transporter substrate-binding protein, protein MDRRKFITGAGLAGVAGIIHASAPPAVHAQKRVRWKMVTTWGPGAPGVGEAAALISRRVKELTSGKFQIKIYGAGQLVPALGIFDAVTKGTAELGHSASYYWAGKVPAAQFFAAVPWGMNPQQVNAWLTNGNGQKLWDEVYKPFGIFSLPAGNTGIQMGGWLKKEITTVAQFKGLKMRIPGLGGKAIARMGANVVLLPGVEVFTALERGTIDGTEWIGPFHDKLKGLHQAAKFYYYPGWHEPGTVLEMPVNIKAHEKLPKDYQVALRVAAAEANLWTLGRFDSANGSALNELVTKHGVKLRRWSDELLKGFYKASQDVYADLSGKDKASAKVLKDYQTFQKNVDGVAKIADAAYLSARAVVGA, encoded by the coding sequence ATGGACAGAAGAAAATTTATCACAGGAGCAGGTCTTGCTGGCGTCGCGGGTATTATCCATGCCTCTGCGCCGCCTGCGGTGCACGCACAAAAACGGGTTCGCTGGAAGATGGTAACGACATGGGGCCCTGGGGCGCCAGGTGTGGGCGAGGCCGCCGCGCTAATATCTCGCCGCGTTAAAGAGCTTACCAGCGGTAAATTTCAGATTAAAATTTATGGTGCAGGTCAGCTTGTTCCCGCTCTCGGGATTTTCGATGCCGTCACAAAAGGTACCGCCGAGCTGGGGCACAGCGCTTCTTACTACTGGGCTGGCAAGGTGCCGGCCGCGCAGTTTTTTGCCGCCGTTCCATGGGGGATGAATCCCCAGCAGGTTAACGCCTGGCTCACTAACGGCAACGGCCAAAAACTCTGGGATGAGGTTTATAAGCCTTTCGGGATTTTTTCTTTACCAGCAGGAAACACTGGAATCCAGATGGGCGGCTGGCTTAAAAAAGAGATTACTACGGTGGCGCAGTTCAAGGGCTTGAAAATGCGCATCCCGGGTCTGGGCGGAAAGGCAATTGCCCGAATGGGAGCGAACGTGGTCCTGCTTCCAGGTGTTGAGGTGTTTACTGCGCTTGAGCGCGGCACTATTGATGGCACGGAATGGATAGGTCCTTTCCACGATAAATTGAAGGGTCTTCATCAGGCGGCTAAGTTCTACTATTACCCTGGTTGGCATGAGCCAGGAACGGTTCTCGAAATGCCGGTCAACATCAAAGCACATGAAAAGCTGCCCAAGGATTATCAGGTTGCTCTGCGTGTTGCAGCAGCCGAGGCAAATCTTTGGACGCTGGGGCGTTTTGATTCAGCCAATGGCTCGGCGCTTAATGAACTGGTAACCAAGCATGGTGTTAAACTCCGCCGCTGGTCCGATGAGCTTCTGAAGGGGTTCTATAAAGCGTCTCAGGATGTGTATGCTGACCTTTCGGGCAAGGACAAAGCGAGTGCCAAGGTGCTCAAGGATTACCAAACTTTCCAGAAGAACGTTGATGGTGTCGCGAAAATTGCAGATGCGGCCTATCTCTCTGCTCGAGCGGTAGTGGGAGCGTAA
- a CDS encoding metal-dependent hydrolase, translating into MVGALALGGDATGAELVLCAVAGTSPDWDAALLVAGRPCYQNYHRSLTHGYAGLLISATIAGGFLFLLGWNFWHAAWLWLLAALGHTVSDLFNRSGVALTSPFGWERTRFPAVSWADGPLTLGVIVVAVWVSLVPEAGRLVSLVALAGYVAYIAWRRRDPKLSDPVSRWWFDMVHGRARNSVPGDASLLRKSSENQGVNG; encoded by the coding sequence ATGGTAGGTGCCCTGGCGTTGGGCGGGGATGCGACGGGGGCAGAGCTTGTGCTCTGCGCCGTGGCGGGCACTTCACCTGATTGGGACGCCGCTCTTCTGGTTGCGGGCAGGCCTTGTTATCAAAATTATCATCGCTCCCTCACCCACGGTTATGCCGGGTTGTTAATTAGTGCAACCATCGCGGGTGGGTTTCTTTTTCTGTTGGGTTGGAATTTTTGGCATGCGGCCTGGCTATGGCTGCTCGCCGCGCTGGGCCATACGGTGAGCGATCTTTTTAATCGCTCAGGGGTTGCCCTGACCTCCCCGTTTGGTTGGGAGCGCACCCGGTTTCCGGCAGTTTCATGGGCTGATGGCCCTCTGACGTTGGGTGTGATTGTGGTGGCCGTCTGGGTATCTCTTGTGCCGGAAGCAGGGCGGTTGGTGTCTCTTGTAGCACTGGCCGGATATGTTGCTTATATCGCTTGGCGGCGGCGCGACCCCAAGCTCTCTGACCCAGTAAGCCGCTGGTGGTTTGATATGGTTCATGGCAGGGCCCGCAACTCTGTGCCGGGCGATGCGTCTCTTCTCCGGAAGTCGTCGGAAAATCAAGGAGTGAACGGATGA